A single genomic interval of Roseomonas aeriglobus harbors:
- a CDS encoding carbonic anhydrase, protein MPHTNDVIGRVFGFENEVFANEAGLYGKLAHEGQAPKVLIISCSDSRVVPEQIMQAKPGELFVIRNAGNIVPPFAQQNGGVTATIEYAVAALGVTDVVICGHSGCGAMGALTNPEGLDALPSVKAWLKHSHAAKSVVDHSYPELDGQAAIRAASLENVVVQLQHLRTHPAVASRIAKGELTLHGWFVDIHSGGILALDGEQGRFKPVRDGEDLPVALSPARRLAADFVETEDAVAA, encoded by the coding sequence ATGCCGCATACCAACGACGTCATCGGCCGCGTTTTCGGTTTCGAGAACGAAGTGTTCGCCAATGAAGCCGGCCTGTACGGCAAGCTCGCGCACGAGGGCCAGGCGCCGAAGGTGCTGATCATTTCCTGTTCCGACTCGCGCGTGGTGCCGGAGCAGATCATGCAGGCCAAGCCGGGCGAGCTGTTCGTGATCCGCAACGCCGGCAACATCGTACCCCCCTTCGCGCAGCAGAACGGCGGCGTCACCGCCACGATCGAATATGCGGTCGCGGCGCTGGGCGTCACCGACGTCGTGATCTGCGGCCATTCGGGCTGCGGGGCGATGGGCGCGCTGACCAATCCGGAAGGGCTGGACGCGTTGCCGAGCGTGAAGGCCTGGCTGAAGCACAGCCATGCGGCCAAATCGGTCGTCGACCACAGCTATCCCGAACTCGACGGGCAGGCCGCGATCCGCGCCGCCAGCCTTGAGAACGTCGTCGTGCAGCTCCAGCATCTGCGCACCCACCCTGCCGTCGCCAGCCGCATCGCCAAGGGCGAGCTGACGCTGCACGGCTGGTTCGTCGACATCCACAGTGGCGGGATCCTCGCGCTGGACGGCGAACAGGGTCGGTTCAAGCCGGTGCGCGATGGCGAGGACCTGCCTGTCGCGCTGTCGCCTGCGCGCCGCCTGGCCGCCGACTTCGTCGAAACCGAAGACGCCGTCGCCGCCTAA
- a CDS encoding SulP family inorganic anion transporter, with amino-acid sequence MSKILPFAGWKQDVPASIVVALVALPLCLGVALASGAPLFSGLIAGIVGGIVVGFLSKSPLSVSGPAAGLTTIVFAAIERLPTFEAFLLAVVLAGALQMIFSLSRSGVLAEFVPSSVITGMLAAIGLILILKQIPHAVGYDGDPEGSFSFSQGDGLNTITAVFYSFANQLTLGAVVISAVSIAFLFWWDANRPKDGPLKLLPGPLVVVVAAVALNALFGMVAPGVQLQEKHLVQVPIANGLGGFVDLFTFPDFTQIGNSTVWTVAITLAIVASLESLLSVKAVDELDSQRRTTDKNRELFAQGGGNMISGLIGGLPVTSVIVRSSANVDSGATSKLSTILHGTWLLLSVLLIPFLLNLIPLAALAAVLIQTGYKLTKPSLYTKRWKQGVTQFVPFVATVAAILFTDLLIGIGIGLAIGFIFVIARNFRTALVSVDDGHGNVMIAARRNLYFIHKYELQKCLNAVPEGSKLLIDLSATSYVDLDNIDVINAFIRGAEFKNIRVMVRGDIAERSAPLINAPRRELVHI; translated from the coding sequence ATGAGCAAAATCCTGCCGTTCGCCGGCTGGAAACAGGATGTGCCAGCGTCGATCGTCGTCGCACTGGTCGCCCTCCCCCTGTGTCTCGGTGTCGCGCTCGCTTCGGGCGCGCCTTTGTTTTCAGGGCTGATCGCGGGCATCGTCGGCGGCATCGTCGTCGGTTTCCTGTCCAAGTCGCCACTGTCGGTCAGCGGTCCCGCCGCCGGTCTGACGACCATCGTCTTCGCCGCGATCGAACGGCTGCCCACCTTCGAGGCGTTCCTCCTCGCAGTCGTCCTCGCGGGCGCACTGCAGATGATCTTTTCCCTGTCGCGCAGCGGCGTGCTTGCCGAATTCGTGCCTTCGTCGGTCATCACCGGCATGCTGGCGGCGATCGGCCTGATCCTCATCCTCAAGCAGATCCCGCACGCCGTCGGCTATGACGGCGACCCGGAAGGAAGCTTTTCCTTCTCGCAGGGCGACGGTCTGAACACGATCACCGCAGTCTTCTACAGCTTCGCCAACCAGCTGACGTTGGGGGCCGTCGTCATCTCCGCGGTTTCGATCGCCTTCCTGTTCTGGTGGGATGCAAACCGGCCAAAGGATGGCCCGTTGAAGCTGTTGCCCGGCCCGTTGGTCGTCGTCGTGGCGGCAGTGGCGTTGAACGCGCTGTTCGGGATGGTCGCGCCGGGCGTCCAGCTGCAGGAAAAGCATCTGGTGCAGGTGCCGATCGCCAATGGCCTGGGCGGGTTCGTCGACCTGTTCACCTTCCCGGATTTCACCCAGATCGGCAATTCGACCGTGTGGACGGTCGCGATCACCCTCGCCATCGTCGCCAGCCTGGAATCGCTGCTGAGCGTGAAGGCGGTCGACGAGCTCGACAGCCAGCGCCGTACGACCGACAAGAACCGCGAGCTGTTCGCGCAGGGCGGCGGCAACATGATCTCCGGGCTGATCGGCGGTCTGCCGGTGACATCGGTCATCGTGCGGTCGTCGGCGAACGTCGATTCGGGCGCAACCAGCAAGCTGTCGACGATCCTGCACGGCACCTGGCTGTTGTTGTCGGTGCTGCTGATCCCGTTCCTGCTGAACCTGATCCCTCTCGCCGCACTCGCGGCGGTGTTGATCCAGACCGGTTACAAGCTGACCAAGCCGTCGCTCTATACCAAGCGCTGGAAGCAGGGTGTGACGCAGTTCGTGCCGTTCGTCGCGACGGTAGCAGCGATCCTGTTCACCGACCTGCTGATCGGCATCGGCATCGGCCTGGCCATCGGCTTCATATTCGTCATCGCTCGCAACTTCCGCACCGCGCTGGTGTCGGTCGACGACGGGCATGGCAATGTGATGATCGCTGCCCGCCGCAACCTGTATTTCATCCACAAATATGAACTGCAGAAGTGCCTGAACGCGGTGCCCGAGGGGTCGAAGCTGCTGATCGATCTGTCGGCGACGTCCTATGTCGATCTCGACAATATCGACGTCATCAACGCCTTCATCCGCGGCGCCGAATTCAAGAATATTCGGGTCATGGTGCGCGGCGACATCGCCGAACGCAGCGCGCCGCTCATCAATGCGCCGCGCCGGGAGCTGGTACATATATGA
- a CDS encoding carbonic anhydrase, whose amino-acid sequence MNDESLLLLANKAWAAQLKDERPDYFERHAAEQNPNFLWIGCSDSRVAPDQITNSPPGVMSIHRNVANLIHEDDDNLMAVLQVALEKTKVSHIIICGHDGCGGVAHGMHQDATGAVAHWVRDVGELYERHRTELRGLDDRERINRMVELNVREQVDRLARLPLVRAAFERGQPLTIHGWIYGLADGLIRPILSVTEADVRQMQAA is encoded by the coding sequence ATGAACGACGAATCCCTGCTGCTGCTCGCCAACAAGGCCTGGGCCGCCCAGCTGAAGGACGAGCGGCCCGACTATTTCGAACGGCACGCTGCCGAGCAGAACCCCAATTTTCTGTGGATCGGCTGTTCCGACAGCCGCGTCGCACCGGATCAGATCACCAACTCGCCGCCGGGCGTGATGTCGATCCACCGGAACGTCGCCAATCTGATCCATGAGGATGACGACAATCTGATGGCGGTGCTCCAGGTCGCGCTGGAAAAGACCAAGGTCAGCCACATCATCATCTGCGGCCATGACGGCTGTGGTGGCGTCGCGCACGGCATGCATCAGGATGCGACCGGCGCGGTGGCGCACTGGGTCCGCGACGTGGGCGAGCTGTACGAACGGCATCGCACCGAACTGCGCGGGCTCGATGATCGCGAGCGGATCAACCGCATGGTCGAGCTGAACGTTCGTGAGCAGGTCGACCGCCTGGCGCGCCTTCCCCTGGTTCGCGCGGCGTTCGAACGCGGCCAGCCCCTGACCATCCACGGCTGGATCTACGGGCTGGCCGATGGCCTGATCCGCCCGATCCTGAGCGTGACCGAAGCGGACGTGCGGCAGATGCAGGCGGCCTGA
- a CDS encoding HTTM domain-containing protein yields MTFAFAVQLTAVATGLVFLQQSLEHLRPAARPAERRLFAARLILSLAMVAAGIVAPAWLPGVTLALIANHLLILPFFNGPYNGGADRMSLLVLLCLAGAATLPDPQWRMLAFGYLAMQLLLSYFMAGWVKIVNPDWRSGRALRDVFLFSTYPAGENLRRWANRPRTLLVAGWAVMLFELAFPIALLSRPALIAALVISATFHLANACLFGLNRFFWIWLCAYPSILWLHDRAVG; encoded by the coding sequence ATGACGTTCGCGTTCGCAGTCCAGCTGACGGCGGTGGCGACGGGGCTCGTTTTCCTTCAGCAGAGTCTCGAGCATCTGCGCCCTGCCGCGCGCCCGGCAGAGCGGCGCTTGTTCGCGGCGCGTCTGATCCTGTCGCTGGCGATGGTCGCGGCAGGCATCGTTGCGCCCGCGTGGCTGCCGGGCGTGACGCTCGCGCTGATTGCGAATCACCTGCTCATCCTGCCGTTCTTCAATGGGCCGTATAATGGCGGCGCGGACCGGATGAGCCTGCTCGTCCTGCTATGTCTGGCGGGCGCCGCGACACTGCCCGACCCGCAGTGGCGCATGCTCGCATTCGGCTATCTCGCGATGCAGCTGCTGCTCAGCTATTTTATGGCCGGCTGGGTGAAGATCGTGAATCCGGACTGGCGGAGCGGCCGGGCGCTCCGTGACGTGTTCCTGTTCTCCACCTATCCCGCAGGCGAGAATTTGCGCCGGTGGGCGAACCGTCCGCGCACGCTTCTGGTAGCCGGCTGGGCGGTGATGTTGTTCGAATTGGCCTTTCCGATCGCCCTACTCTCGCGCCCGGCGCTGATCGCGGCGCTGGTCATCTCGGCGACGTTCCACCTGGCGAACGCCTGCCTCTTCGGGCTCAATCGCTTCTTCTGGATCTGGCTGTGCGCCTATCCGTCGATCCTGTGGCTGCACGACCGCGCGGTCGGCTGA
- a CDS encoding TonB-dependent receptor, producing the protein MPLTPMRAIPTSTDKGDFNMIAAHLLTCVSGMALAAQAAPATTQAPPQAKPAPQRPGDVVVTGARSEVIGSTDRTSFSVANDLAVQNGTLADALRAVPGVDVDLQGNVSLRGDPGVTILIDGRPSAMLRGESRGDALQSMPAGQIDRVEIITNPSAAMSPEGSGGVINLVTKRVRPNTRTATIKAAAGPLGRAQLTASGALSGKKLTLTGDAAYRRFRGSADSTLDRVRANAAGGTTTTTQVSDTEARAQMQSARIGADYSISPKSKLSGEVSYREGRQDISSFTDSNSALASNSFDRDAFQAMRMRSLGGRTSWRRTLPGRGHELTADVNVEAIRQRRRIDAQTVFATAAPSREQISTDLDRSAIETQVDYKRPLGKDGSLNLGYHGEFNAAQFDFRGVRGASLDALAPVPSLTNQFDWDQAVHALYATYRVDTGKFEAQLGLRGEQAEIDLDQRTDRIQIERDYFRLYPTAHLGYELSATQQLRASYSRRIQRPNGQDLNPYTIYIDPLNLRRGNPYLMPEVTDSFEAGWQKRKGGTFYSVTGFYRTSRGGVTDVVQDLGNGVFLNTRANLATAERVGVELVASGRVTKTLTYNASGSYLWNRIDPRQAGVSAPRSGTTGSVRGSLSWQPTPKDFFQLSGNFTGEQLIPQGYRAPGGLLNAGYRRKLNEKISLTLTGQNILDTQRTITVIDTPLIRDRIRQKGPGAIVLAGISWTLGGPNARKRPEPAFDFDQGAGAPIG; encoded by the coding sequence ATGCCGCTCACCCCGATGCGCGCCATTCCGACATCGACCGATAAAGGGGATTTCAACATGATTGCCGCACATCTGCTCACCTGCGTCTCCGGCATGGCTCTCGCCGCCCAGGCTGCGCCCGCTACCACCCAGGCCCCGCCGCAGGCCAAGCCCGCGCCGCAGCGGCCGGGCGACGTCGTCGTCACGGGCGCGCGGTCGGAGGTGATCGGATCGACCGACCGCACCAGCTTCAGCGTCGCCAACGATCTTGCGGTCCAGAACGGCACGCTGGCCGATGCACTGCGCGCGGTGCCGGGCGTGGACGTCGATCTGCAGGGCAACGTCAGCCTGCGCGGCGATCCGGGCGTCACGATCCTGATCGATGGCCGTCCGTCCGCGATGCTGCGCGGCGAGTCGCGTGGCGATGCGCTTCAGTCGATGCCGGCGGGCCAGATCGACCGCGTCGAGATCATCACCAACCCTTCCGCAGCGATGAGCCCCGAAGGGTCGGGCGGCGTCATCAATCTGGTGACCAAGCGCGTCCGGCCCAACACGCGCACCGCGACCATCAAGGCCGCCGCCGGTCCGCTCGGTCGCGCCCAGCTGACCGCCAGCGGCGCGCTGTCGGGCAAGAAGCTGACCCTGACCGGCGACGCTGCCTATCGTCGATTCCGCGGGTCGGCCGACAGCACGCTCGATCGTGTTCGGGCAAACGCTGCCGGTGGCACGACGACCACGACCCAGGTTTCGGATACGGAGGCGCGCGCGCAGATGCAGTCGGCCCGGATCGGCGCGGATTACAGCATCAGCCCGAAGAGCAAGCTGTCGGGTGAGGTGTCGTATCGCGAGGGACGGCAGGACATTTCGTCCTTCACCGACTCGAACAGCGCATTGGCATCGAACAGCTTCGATCGCGACGCCTTTCAGGCGATGCGGATGCGCAGCTTGGGTGGTCGCACGTCGTGGCGCCGCACCCTGCCGGGCCGCGGGCACGAGTTGACCGCCGACGTCAATGTCGAGGCGATCCGGCAGCGCCGTCGCATCGATGCGCAGACGGTGTTCGCGACGGCGGCCCCCAGTCGGGAACAGATCTCGACCGATCTCGACCGCAGTGCCATCGAAACACAGGTCGATTACAAGCGCCCGCTCGGCAAGGACGGGTCGCTCAACCTCGGCTACCATGGCGAATTCAACGCCGCCCAGTTCGACTTCCGCGGCGTACGCGGCGCGAGCCTCGACGCCCTGGCGCCGGTGCCGTCGCTGACGAACCAGTTCGATTGGGACCAGGCGGTCCACGCCCTTTACGCGACGTATCGCGTCGATACCGGCAAGTTCGAGGCGCAGCTGGGCCTGCGCGGGGAGCAGGCGGAGATCGACCTCGATCAGCGTACCGATCGCATCCAGATCGAGCGGGACTATTTCCGGCTCTATCCCACCGCGCATCTCGGCTATGAACTCAGCGCGACCCAACAGCTGCGTGCCAGCTACAGCCGCCGCATCCAGCGGCCCAACGGGCAGGACCTGAACCCCTACACCATCTATATCGACCCGCTGAACCTGCGTCGCGGCAACCCGTATCTGATGCCCGAAGTCACCGATTCGTTCGAGGCGGGGTGGCAGAAGCGCAAGGGCGGGACCTTTTATTCGGTCACCGGATTCTACCGTACGTCGCGTGGAGGCGTGACCGATGTCGTTCAGGACCTGGGCAACGGCGTATTCCTTAATACGCGCGCCAATCTGGCGACGGCGGAACGGGTCGGCGTCGAGCTGGTCGCCAGCGGGCGGGTGACGAAGACGCTGACGTACAACGCGTCCGGATCCTACCTCTGGAACCGTATCGATCCGCGCCAGGCCGGGGTATCCGCGCCGCGGTCGGGCACGACCGGATCGGTGCGTGGCAGCCTGAGCTGGCAACCCACACCGAAGGACTTCTTCCAGCTCAGCGGCAATTTCACCGGCGAGCAGCTGATCCCGCAGGGCTATCGTGCCCCGGGCGGGCTGCTGAATGCGGGCTATCGCCGCAAGCTCAACGAAAAGATCAGCCTGACGCTGACCGGTCAGAACATCCTCGACACCCAGCGAACGATCACTGTCATCGACACGCCGCTCATCCGCGACCGCATTCGCCAGAAGGGGCCCGGCGCGATCGTGCTGGCCGGGATCAGCTGGACGTTGGGCGGACCGAACGCGCGCAAGCGGCCGGAGCCGGCGTTCGACTTCGACCAGGGGGCGGGCGCGCCGATCGGCTGA
- a CDS encoding ABC transporter ATP-binding protein: MSDYAIETRRLTRYHGRKRALDALDLALPRGGIHAIVGANGAGKSTLFRQLLGFQLPTSGECYVLGRRTDALTPADRGRIGFVNEEHTLPGWARVETVLKVQRSHYADRWDAAAFDAVIASFDLSGRQRVGQLSRGERAGLNLALALGQSPELLILDEPTLGLDVVARRRLLDALIAATNDDARTILYCSHQIDEVERLADTLLILERGRVASFSTPDDFCERIRHWVADVPFAAPPADGIPGLLRHSRIDGVHHFTVIDRDDDFGTDLRGFGAKSIQAMPVSLDRAVDAFLTRNHAGPAH; encoded by the coding sequence ATGAGCGACTATGCCATCGAAACGCGCCGGCTGACGCGCTACCACGGCCGCAAGCGGGCCCTCGACGCACTCGATCTGGCGCTGCCGCGCGGCGGCATCCATGCGATCGTCGGCGCGAATGGTGCGGGTAAATCGACGCTGTTTCGTCAGCTGCTCGGTTTTCAGTTGCCGACGTCGGGGGAATGCTACGTCCTGGGGCGCCGCACCGACGCCCTGACCCCGGCGGACCGCGGACGGATCGGCTTCGTGAACGAGGAACATACGTTGCCCGGCTGGGCGCGGGTCGAGACCGTGTTGAAGGTCCAGCGCAGCCATTATGCCGATCGTTGGGACGCCGCGGCGTTCGATGCGGTCATCGCCAGCTTCGACCTGTCGGGACGCCAACGGGTCGGCCAATTGTCGCGCGGCGAACGCGCCGGGCTGAACCTCGCGCTGGCGCTGGGACAGTCGCCGGAGCTGCTGATCCTCGACGAGCCGACGCTGGGGCTCGACGTCGTCGCGCGCCGGCGACTGCTCGACGCGCTGATCGCCGCGACCAACGACGACGCGCGCACGATCCTCTACTGCTCGCACCAGATCGACGAGGTCGAGCGGCTGGCCGATACGCTGCTGATCCTGGAGCGCGGACGGGTCGCCAGTTTCTCGACGCCCGACGATTTCTGCGAGCGGATCCGCCACTGGGTCGCCGACGTGCCCTTTGCCGCGCCGCCGGCGGACGGCATCCCGGGGCTGCTGCGTCACAGCCGGATCGACGGCGTCCATCACTTCACCGTCATCGACCGTGACGACGATTTCGGCACGGACCTGCGAGGCTTCGGCGCCAAAAGCATCCAGGCGATGCCGGTGTCCCTCGACCGCGCGGTCGATGCCTTTCTCACGCGAAACCACGCCGGCCCGGCCCACTGA
- a CDS encoding GntR family transcriptional regulator yields MSRTVPLAIAVAPGDSRSIAGQIVDAIRRKITASDLAVGDQLPSVRGLAQQLAVNPNTVAKAYAELTSGGWLVSRAGLGLYVAAQRDQLSPEERDRRLDAAVDRFVNEVVAIRANPDEAVERVGEALGAIGVRQSA; encoded by the coding sequence ATGAGCCGCACCGTCCCCTTAGCCATCGCCGTCGCCCCCGGTGACAGCCGGTCTATCGCCGGGCAGATCGTCGACGCGATCCGGCGTAAGATCACCGCGTCCGACCTCGCGGTCGGTGACCAGTTGCCAAGCGTGCGGGGGCTCGCCCAACAGCTCGCGGTCAATCCGAACACGGTGGCGAAGGCCTATGCCGAACTGACATCGGGCGGCTGGCTGGTGTCCCGCGCGGGCCTTGGCCTCTACGTCGCCGCGCAGCGCGATCAGCTGAGCCCGGAGGAGCGCGACCGTCGCCTTGACGCGGCGGTCGATCGCTTCGTCAACGAGGTCGTCGCGATCCGCGCGAACCCGGACGAGGCGGTCGAGCGGGTCGGCGAGGCGCTGGGCGCGATCGGCGTGCGGCAGTCGGCGTGA
- a CDS encoding S9 family peptidase, with product MRRSRLLFATLLCAAALPAAAQTPPPSAPLTIENVLGKDMPNVKWARDGEWTRDGAGFLKLEASKTVDGGRDIVRYDIVTDARTVLVPAEMLVASKGAKPIDVQGYGFSPDERKLLIYTNSKTFRRTNAFGDYWVLDLNTKALRKLGGDAPASSLMYATFSPDGTNIAYVRGNNLYVEPTAGGAPRQLTTDGNTLIVNGIGDWVYEEEYDLAKAWSWSPDSKRIAFWRFDTSGVGTFNMITNTEGQYSRVIPLQYPKAGTVNSAATVGTIDVATGTTTWIPLEGDPRQNYVPQMSWTPDSRALFLQQSNRLQNAYKVILADPTTGKSNTLFTERDAAWVEANRDPTWTTDGRGFTWLSERDGWRHLYVGSRDGKAMDLRTPGDFDVIGVLNIDPKSNWVWFTAAPGDPTRRYLYRATLTGKKRVERVSPAGQIGTHDYDMAPGSRYARHIFSTYDTAPSTELVDMTTNRVVRTLATNQPVTDFIASRGLGKTEFTRLDIGGGTQLDAWIIKPKGFDPSKKYPLFVHVYGEPWGQTVADRFGGRNDMWHRMLAERGYIVASIDPRGTASPRGRAWRKSIYGQVGILASADLAAGVRKLIATRSYVDSDRIGVWGWSGGGSMTLNALFRYPDLYKTGIAVAAVSDMTLYDTIYQERYMGLPSGNAKGYRDGSPINFAQNLRGNLLMIHGTGDDNVHYQNLEQVVDKLVANNKHFDMMAYPDRAHGIYEKPGTSLHLYTLMTRYLEEKLPPGPR from the coding sequence ATGCGCCGATCACGTTTGTTATTCGCCACCTTGCTGTGCGCGGCCGCCCTGCCCGCAGCCGCACAGACCCCGCCCCCCTCCGCGCCGCTGACGATCGAGAATGTGCTCGGCAAGGACATGCCGAACGTCAAATGGGCGCGTGACGGCGAATGGACCCGCGACGGGGCCGGGTTTCTGAAGCTGGAGGCGTCGAAGACCGTCGACGGCGGCAGGGACATCGTCCGCTACGACATCGTTACCGATGCGCGGACCGTCTTGGTCCCCGCCGAAATGCTGGTGGCATCGAAAGGCGCGAAGCCGATCGACGTGCAGGGCTACGGCTTTTCCCCCGACGAACGGAAGCTGCTGATCTACACCAACAGCAAGACGTTTCGCCGCACCAATGCTTTCGGCGATTACTGGGTGCTGGACTTGAACACCAAGGCTCTGCGCAAACTCGGCGGCGATGCCCCCGCGTCCAGCCTGATGTACGCGACCTTTTCCCCCGACGGCACGAACATCGCCTATGTCCGCGGCAATAACCTGTACGTGGAGCCGACCGCCGGCGGCGCTCCCCGCCAGCTGACGACCGACGGCAACACGCTGATCGTCAACGGCATCGGCGACTGGGTGTACGAAGAAGAATACGACTTGGCGAAGGCATGGAGCTGGAGCCCGGATTCGAAGCGGATCGCGTTCTGGCGGTTCGACACGTCGGGTGTCGGCACCTTCAACATGATCACCAATACCGAAGGCCAATATTCGCGCGTCATTCCGCTGCAATATCCGAAGGCCGGAACGGTCAATTCGGCAGCGACGGTCGGGACGATCGACGTCGCGACAGGGACGACGACCTGGATTCCGCTGGAGGGCGACCCCCGCCAGAACTACGTGCCGCAGATGAGCTGGACGCCGGATTCGCGCGCGCTGTTCCTCCAGCAATCCAACCGGCTGCAGAACGCGTACAAGGTCATCCTGGCCGATCCCACGACGGGCAAGAGCAATACGCTGTTCACCGAACGCGACGCCGCCTGGGTGGAGGCGAACCGCGATCCGACCTGGACCACCGACGGCCGCGGTTTCACCTGGCTGAGCGAACGGGACGGCTGGCGGCACCTCTATGTCGGCTCGCGCGACGGCAAGGCCATGGACCTGCGCACGCCGGGCGACTTCGACGTGATCGGCGTGCTGAATATCGACCCCAAGAGCAACTGGGTGTGGTTCACCGCGGCGCCGGGCGATCCGACACGCCGCTACCTCTACCGCGCAACGCTGACCGGCAAGAAGCGGGTCGAGCGGGTGTCGCCGGCAGGACAGATCGGAACCCACGACTATGACATGGCGCCGGGCAGCCGATACGCGCGGCACATCTTCTCGACCTACGACACCGCACCATCGACCGAGCTGGTCGACATGACCACCAACCGCGTCGTGCGCACGCTGGCGACCAACCAGCCGGTCACCGACTTCATCGCATCGCGCGGGCTCGGTAAGACCGAGTTCACCCGGCTCGACATCGGCGGCGGCACCCAGCTCGACGCGTGGATCATCAAGCCCAAGGGCTTCGACCCGTCGAAGAAATATCCGCTGTTCGTCCATGTCTACGGCGAACCCTGGGGTCAGACCGTCGCCGATCGCTTCGGCGGGCGCAACGACATGTGGCACCGGATGTTGGCGGAGCGCGGCTATATCGTCGCGAGCATTGATCCGCGCGGCACCGCGTCGCCACGCGGGCGAGCGTGGCGCAAAAGTATCTATGGGCAGGTCGGCATTCTCGCGTCCGCCGATCTGGCGGCGGGCGTGCGCAAGCTGATCGCGACCCGCAGCTATGTCGATTCCGATCGCATCGGCGTCTGGGGCTGGAGCGGCGGCGGGTCGATGACGCTGAACGCGCTGTTCCGCTATCCCGATCTGTACAAAACCGGCATCGCCGTCGCCGCGGTGTCCGACATGACGCTCTACGACACCATCTACCAGGAACGGTACATGGGCCTGCCCTCAGGCAACGCGAAGGGCTATCGCGACGGATCGCCGATCAATTTCGCGCAGAATCTGAGGGGCAATCTGCTGATGATCCATGGCACCGGCGACGACAACGTCCACTACCAGAACCTGGAGCAGGTCGTCGACAAGCTGGTCGCGAACAACAAGCATTTCGATATGATGGCGTATCCGGATCGCGCCCACGGCATCTACGAAAAGCCGGGCACGAGCCTGCATCTCTACACGCTGATGACCCGCTATCTCGAAGAGAAGCTGCCCCCCGGCCCGCGCTGA
- a CDS encoding dicarboxylate/amino acid:cation symporter, with product MQHTSRFRPSFGVQVAVGMAAGVGLGLIASRTGGADGAVGVALHTVGQIFVQLLKALVPALVFTAIVSSIAALRDLPNAARLVGQTLLWFAITALIAVSVGIVLALTLQPGLHSSASIAAAAAAPTTVGSWLDFLKGLVPANMLGLTATTTTTAGTTTTALGFNVLQIIVVAIAIGAAAVRVGAPGEPFLAFNASLLAILRRLLRWVIALTPIGSAALIGDAIVRYGWSTLSSLGAFAATVYVGLGIVLLVVYPLLLAVHRVDPLWFFRRAWPAIQLGFVTRSSVGTLPVTQDLTERALGVPRAYSAFAVPLGATTKMDGCAAIYPAVAAIFVAQFFGLALHAGDYALIVMVSVLGSAATAGLTGATVMLTLTLTTLGLPLEGAGLLLAIDPILDMGRTAVNVAGQMLVPTIVAKREGLLTAPADQQPAGALPA from the coding sequence ATGCAGCACACATCGAGATTCCGTCCGTCGTTCGGCGTTCAGGTCGCGGTCGGCATGGCCGCGGGCGTCGGGCTTGGCCTGATCGCCAGTCGGACGGGCGGCGCGGACGGAGCGGTCGGAGTCGCGCTTCACACGGTCGGTCAGATATTCGTGCAGTTGCTCAAGGCGCTGGTGCCTGCGCTGGTCTTCACCGCGATCGTCAGCTCGATCGCGGCGCTGCGAGATCTGCCCAACGCCGCGCGGCTGGTTGGTCAGACGTTGCTGTGGTTCGCCATCACTGCGCTGATCGCGGTTTCGGTCGGCATCGTGCTGGCGCTGACCCTGCAGCCGGGACTCCATAGCAGTGCGTCGATCGCGGCGGCGGCCGCAGCGCCGACGACGGTCGGGTCGTGGCTCGATTTCCTGAAGGGCCTGGTCCCGGCCAACATGCTCGGCTTGACCGCGACGACGACCACGACTGCAGGGACGACGACGACGGCCCTGGGGTTCAACGTGCTGCAGATCATCGTCGTTGCGATTGCGATCGGCGCGGCGGCCGTTCGCGTCGGGGCACCGGGCGAACCGTTTCTGGCGTTCAACGCCTCACTGCTGGCGATCCTGCGCCGTCTGCTCCGCTGGGTGATCGCACTGACGCCGATCGGGTCGGCCGCACTGATCGGCGATGCGATCGTCCGCTATGGCTGGAGTACGCTGTCCTCGCTCGGTGCGTTCGCGGCGACCGTCTATGTCGGGCTGGGGATCGTCCTGCTGGTCGTCTATCCGTTGCTCCTGGCCGTGCATCGGGTCGATCCCCTGTGGTTCTTCCGTCGCGCATGGCCCGCAATCCAGCTGGGTTTCGTCACCCGGTCGTCGGTCGGTACCTTGCCGGTGACACAGGACCTGACCGAGCGCGCGCTGGGTGTGCCGCGCGCCTATTCGGCCTTTGCCGTGCCGCTAGGTGCGACGACGAAGATGGACGGGTGCGCTGCTATCTATCCGGCCGTGGCGGCGATCTTCGTCGCGCAATTCTTCGGCCTGGCGCTGCACGCGGGCGATTATGCGCTGATCGTGATGGTGTCGGTGCTGGGGTCGGCGGCGACCGCAGGGCTGACCGGCGCGACCGTCATGCTGACATTGACGCTCACCACGCTCGGCCTGCCACTCGAAGGGGCAGGGCTGCTGCTGGCGATCGATCCGATCCTCGATATGGGGCGCACTGCGGTCAACGTCGCCGGGCAGATGCTGGTCCCGACGATCGTCGCCAAGCGCGAAGGGCTGCTGACCGCGCCGGCCGACCAGCAGCCCGCCGGCGCGCTGCCCGCCTAA